From a single Lolium rigidum isolate FL_2022 chromosome 7, APGP_CSIRO_Lrig_0.1, whole genome shotgun sequence genomic region:
- the LOC124677251 gene encoding 1-aminocyclopropane-1-carboxylate oxidase homolog 1-like codes for MAAEHRLLALKAFDGTKAGVKGLVDAGVTAVPSIFHHQPDHRHRHFTVPVIDLSSMSSRRPALVAQVKAAAETVGFFQVVNHGVPEEAMSAMLAAVKSFNDQPVEAKAPYYTRDRGRRVRYQSNVDLFTSPAAQWRDTLFMEMPAEPQELPAACRGVVPEYAGLVQQRLGRTLLELFSEALGLRRGYLEEEQGCLEGVSVAGHYYPACPEPHLTLGTISHSDTTFFTVLLQDAIGGLQVLVEDDQDRKQSAWADVPPAAGALVVNVGDFLQLMSNDRFKSVEHRVVANTVGPRVSVACFFRTPGAASSTRVLAPIVPDGDGARYRSTTMEELIRQHYRVKGLHGTSPLHHFRL; via the coding sequence ATGGCCGCCGAGCACCGGCTCCTCGCCCTCAAGGCGTTCGACGGCACCAAGGCCGGAGTCAAAGGCCTCGTCGACGCCGGCGTCACCGCCGTCCCATCCATCTTCCACCACCAACccgaccaccgccaccgccacttcACCGTCCCGGTCATCGACCTGTCCTCCATGAGCTCCCGACGACCCGCTCTGGTCGCGCAGGTGAAGGCGGCCGCGGAGACGGTGGGCTTCTTCCAGGTGGTGAAccacggggtgccggaggaggccATGTCGGCGATGCTGGCCGCGGTGAAGAGCTTCAATGACCAGCCCGTGGAGGCGAAGGCGCCGTACTACACTCGGGACCGTGGCCGGCGCGTGAGGTACCAGAGCAACGTCGACCTGTTCACCTCGCCGGCGGCGCAATGGCGCGACACCCTCTTCATGGAGATGCCGGCGGAGCCACAGGAGCTCCCCGCGGCGTGCAGGGGCGTCGTACCGGAGTACGCGGGGCTGGTGCAGCAGCGCCTAGGCCGCACGCTGCTGGAGCTGTTCTCGGAGGCGCTGGGCCTCCGCCGCGGGTACCTGGAGGAGGAGCAGGGGTGCCTGGAGGGGGTGAGCGTCGCCGGGCACTACTACCCTGCCTGCCCGGAGCCGCACCTCACCCTGGGCACCATCAGCCACTCCGACACCACCTTCTTCACCGTGCTCCTGCAGGACGCCATCGGCGGCCTCCAGGTGCTCGTGGAGGATGACCAAGACCGGAAGCAGTCGGCGTGGGCGGACGTGCCGCCAGCGGCGGGCGCGCTGGTGGTCAACGTGGGCGACTTCCTGCAGCTCATGTCCAACGACAGGTTCAAGAGCGTGGAGCACCGCGTGGTGGCCAACACCGTCGGGCCTCGGGTCTCGGTGGCCTGCTTCTTCCGGACGCCTGGGGCGGCCTCGTCGACGAGGGTGCTGGCGCCGATCGTccccgacggcgacggcgcgcggTACCGGAGCACGACCATGGAGGAGCTCATCAGGCAGCACTACAGGGTCAAGGGTCTGCACGGCACCTCTCCACTCCACCACTTCAGGCTCTGA